The following nucleotide sequence is from Kineobactrum salinum.
GGCGCGAGGATATCGACAGCGCGCTGAGCCAGCTGCGCCGGGTGCTGGATACGGCGGACGACGAGGCCTGGTTTGGCGAGCTGGTCACCGAAAGCGCGATCCCGGACGCACTCGGTAATGAGAATGAGGGGTTGGCAGCAGCACTGGCGCAGCTGCGCGATTCCGCGGGGGTGGCGGTGCTGGCAGTCGGCGCCAGAGTGGCCTGGCAGCGGCTGGACGATGACATTCGGGTTTTCGTCAATGGCAACAGCCGGCGATTTCCGGCGACTTTCAGCGGCGCTCTCAGCGAGCTCTGCGGTCATGGTCAGCTTGCGGGTGCCGCGCTGGCCGGGGCCGGTGGTGACCAATTGCTGCGGTATCTGTTGGAACACGGAGGCATCGATGTCGGATAAGCTGCAAGTCCAGATCGCCGACTGGCCCCGGCAGCGGGAAATCCTGCGTGCCATTCGCGAGCAGGTGTTCGTTGTCGAGCAGTCGGTACCACGCGAGATTGAATGGGACGGGAGGGATGAGGAGGCAGTTCATGTGCTCGGACTGCTGGAGGGCAGCCCCGTTGCCTGTGGCCGCCTGCTGCCCAATGGCAAGATTGGCCGTATGGCAGTGCTGGCCCGGCACCGCGGCCAGGGGATCGGCCGTGCGCTGTTGGACGCTCTGGTGGCAGCGGCGAGCGAACGCGGCTATCAACAGGTTCACCTGCACGCGCAACAGCACGCCAGCGCGTTTTATCAGCGGGCTGGTTTCATTCCGACCGGCGAGCCTTTTACCGAGGCGGGCATTGCCCATATTGCAATGCGCAGGGTGCTGCGAGAGGCAGAGGCGGAGCGACGCTCCGGTGGTATTGCCTACCCGCACCCCTTCGATGATTGTGCTCTCGCGCTGTGTGCCGCGGCGCGCCGGGAACTGTGCATTCTCAGCCCGGCCCTTGACCACCGGGTATTCGACAGCCAGGCCATGGCCGATGCGCTGAGCGCGCTGGCACGCAGCTATCGCCACTCCCGGGTGCGCCTGCTGGTGGCCGATTACCGGCCGCTGGTGCAGCGTGGCCACCGTCTGCTGACCCTGGCCCGGCGAGTTCCCTCCTCGGTGCACTTGCAGCTGCTGCCCGAACATCCCCAATGGCGGGGTGAAACGCTGGTCATACGTGATCGCAGCGGCGTGTTATACAGAACGGAGGACGCGGACAAGGCGGTTCTGTATGCACCCGATTCACCGGCATCCACCGCTCCCCACCGGGAACTATTCGAAGAGCTGTGGGGCTGCAGCGCCGTACACCCGGAATTTCGCAAGCTGTCTCTTTAGTGAGCTGGGTCCCGCCCAAAGTCCGGTAACCGATGTCTTCGCTACAGCGTTCAGGGCTGCATTGGAAAGCTTGATAGTGCGCATCAGCCCTGCGTTTCTCCACTTGCCCTGTGCGCTGTGGCAGCCGAGCTTCACGCAGGGTCTGCTTTGGAAACCACGCGTGACCGCGTACCGGCCCGGCTTGGAACTTGTCGGGTTTCGCTTCGCTCTACCCAACCTATGAACAAGCAATGCGGAGCTCATTAGCGGCATAGCTGGTACGGAACCTGGCCGCCATAGCGGGATATCCGACCCGTCGTGGCCATGGGTGGTGCCCAACCCGCCGGGGCCATAGGTTGGGTTGAGGAACGAAACCCGACGGAGA
It contains:
- a CDS encoding GNAT family N-acetyltransferase; protein product: MSDKLQVQIADWPRQREILRAIREQVFVVEQSVPREIEWDGRDEEAVHVLGLLEGSPVACGRLLPNGKIGRMAVLARHRGQGIGRALLDALVAAASERGYQQVHLHAQQHASAFYQRAGFIPTGEPFTEAGIAHIAMRRVLREAEAERRSGGIAYPHPFDDCALALCAAARRELCILSPALDHRVFDSQAMADALSALARSYRHSRVRLLVADYRPLVQRGHRLLTLARRVPSSVHLQLLPEHPQWRGETLVIRDRSGVLYRTEDADKAVLYAPDSPASTAPHRELFEELWGCSAVHPEFRKLSL